A single region of the Chelonia mydas isolate rCheMyd1 chromosome 4, rCheMyd1.pri.v2, whole genome shotgun sequence genome encodes:
- the LOC102933929 gene encoding homeobox protein not2, producing MLTTTLLPFGLPAPALRTHPGPQLPGHSPKAPAGKSFTINALLGRADPSPPPPPPPPGAGRWDPVWPDSAWPGGALQLCAQAHPLLQPRPLYPVCYPGWRAPLRAPGYLLSKCCFPGFRAKSGKSKRVRTIFSSDQLARLEKEFARQQYMVGTERCLLASALHLTEEQVKVWFQNRRIKWRKQSLEQQQAKLVKMGLATPQRSQDLQTYQGEEGDRDFTKEPTNDQEGLSSPHLE from the exons ATGCTGACTACGACCCTGCTGCCCTTTGGGCTGCCCGCTCCGGCCCTGCGGACTCACCCCGGCCCCCAGCTCCCCGGACACTCCCCCAAGGCTCCGGCGGGGAAATCCTTCACCATCAACGCTCTCCTGGGCCGGGCAGACccctcgccgccgccgccgccgccgcctcctggCGCCGGGCGCTGGGACCCCGTCTGGCCAGACAGCGCCTGGCCGGGCGGTGCGCTCCAGCTGTGCGCCCAGgcgcatcccctcctgcagcctcgGCCGCTCTATCCCGTCTGCTACCCGGGCTGGCGGGCCCCTCTCAGAGCCCCAG GGTATCTGCTCTCCAAATGCTGcttcccaggcttcagagccAAGTCGGGCAAATCCAAGCGGGTCAGGACCATCTTCAGCAGCGACCAGCTGGCCCGGCTGGAGAAGGAGTTCGCCCGGCAGCAGTACATGGTGGGCACCGAGCGGTGTCTGCTGGCCTCCGCTCTCCACCTCACCGAGGAGCAG GTAAAAGTGTGGTTCCAGAACAGACGGATTAAGTGGAGGAAGCAGAGCCTGGAACAGCAACAAGCCAAACTGGTGAAGATGGGTCTGGCCACTCCCCAAAGGAGCCAGGATTTGCAGACCTaccagggagaggaaggggacagGGACTTTACCAAGGAACCTACCAATGATCAGGAAGGTTTGTCCTCCCCTCACTTGGAGTAA